One part of the Sarcophilus harrisii chromosome 5, mSarHar1.11, whole genome shotgun sequence genome encodes these proteins:
- the THAP5 gene encoding THAP domain-containing protein 5: MPRYCAAFSCKNRRGRNNKDRKLSFYPFPLHDKERLEKWLRNMKRDTWVPSKYQFLCSDHFTPDSLDIRWGIRYLKQTAVPTIFSLPEDSQEKDHAKNNPQEEKVEDEREICLMVKSEELPAQMEPKKNILSTEKFDGSTNLLYSSSLSEPLQKDKPPVSNMENLHNDTLTINSAIPQHIEKPKPVLETAVVQDLEVSSFHTSLENLLNTTTATLNVSNPEHVHLSVEPSNIVETAIDHFSNPDITDISVSTQENTVLLSTITQTIEELNTDEESVITILVPTESSKPESASSFMPIEQERIDVEDLDIEDSLYDDTDYGIEILQTEHSYCRQDINRELLWQKVTKLHSKITLLELQEQQTLGRLKSLETLIGQLKQENLLSEEKLKIVENCFTTFEVTMIE; the protein is encoded by the exons gTTTCCTCTCCATGACAAAGAGAGACTTGAAAAATGGTTACGGAATATGAAACGTGATACATGGGTTCCCAGTAAATACCAGTTCCTGTGCAGTGACCATTTTACTCCAGACTCACTTGACATCAGATGGGGAATTCGATATCTAAAACAAACTGCTGTAccaactattttttctttacctGAGGACAgtcag GAGAAAGACCATGCAAAAAACAATCCTCAGGAGGAAAAAGTagaagatgagagagaaataTGCCTAATGGTAAAGTCAGAAGAATTACCTGCACAAATGgaaccaaagaaaaatattttaagcacaGAAAAATTTGATGGAAGTACAAATTTACTTTATTCCTCTTCTTTGAGTGAACCATTACAAAAGGATAAGCCACCAGTTTCCAATATGGAAAATCTACATAATGACACATTAACTATTAATTCTGCAATTCCACAACATATTGAAAAACCAAAACCTGTTTTAGAAACAGCAGTTGTCCAAGATTTAGAAGTTAGTAGCTTTCATACATCTCTTGAGAACCTCTTAAATACTACAACTGCTACTTTGAATGTCTCAAATCCAGAGCATGTGCATCTCTCTGTGGAACCCAGTAATATAGTTGAAACAGCTATAGATCATTTCTCTAATCCAGATATCACAGATATTTCTGTATCAACACAGGAAAATACTGTCTTACTGAGTACAATTACTCAGACAATTGAAGAGCTGAATACAGATGAAGAATCAGTTATTACCATTTTAGTGCCTACTGAAAGCTCTAAGCCTGAATCAGCCAGTTCGTTCATGCCAATAGAACAAGAGAGAATAGATGTGGAAGATCTAGATATCGAAGATTCCTTATATGATGACACAGACTATGGAATTGAAATACTACAAACTGAGCATTCTTATTGTAGACAAGATATTAACAGGGAACTTCTTTggcaaaaagttaccaaactacATTCAAAGATAACTCTTCTTGAACTACAAGAGCAGCAAACTCTAGGAAGACTCAAATCTCTGGAAACTCTTATAGGACAGCTAAAACAAGAAAACTTGCTATCTGAAGAAAAACTCAAGATTGTAGAAAACTGTTTCACAACATTTGAAGTTACTATGatagaataa